In one Leptospira yasudae genomic region, the following are encoded:
- a CDS encoding DUF423 domain-containing protein has protein sequence MTGKQKTILILSAFSGFLGVALGAFGAHALKSFLSLQMLVIYETGNRYHLIHSIPPLLLALTGYVHANRFAWISAILFLTGILIFSGSLYILAITEVRILGAITPIGGVSFLAAWALLGFSAFTKKSD, from the coding sequence ATGACAGGAAAACAAAAAACGATTCTCATCCTTTCCGCTTTTTCCGGATTTCTCGGTGTTGCGTTAGGCGCCTTTGGTGCGCACGCCCTCAAATCCTTTCTAAGCTTACAAATGCTCGTTATTTATGAAACCGGAAACCGCTATCACTTGATTCACAGCATTCCTCCGCTGCTCTTAGCGTTAACGGGGTACGTGCATGCGAACCGTTTTGCCTGGATTTCCGCGATTTTGTTTCTAACGGGAATTCTTATCTTCTCAGGATCTTTATACATATTGGCGATCACGGAAGTTCGAATTTTAGGAGCGATCACTCCGATCGGTGGCGTTTCCTTTTTGGCGGCTTGGGCTCTTCTAGGATTCTCCGCGTTTACAAAGAAGAGCGACTAA
- a CDS encoding carboxypeptidase M32 produces MKEYENLFPESIRTELKSFAEYRSVYQEIFTLRNILSVLHWDSEITLPEEGRAERGSQIGLLSGLIHSKYAGESFYKLADKARNENEQKNLPGQKERKVEFEILFKDLDRSRRLSQELVEEFSVTTSKAHAVWAKARKENRFADFVPILSKIVELSRKQAECYGYQTEAYDALLEGYEPGERAANLEKLFFNLKNSLKPLVARGKKFSNPFPREIPIFLQKQLGEILPSILGLSPKISRLDPSEHPFSTSLGGKDKRITTRYDLKDPLSSIFSILHETGHSLYEAGISEIEGGPSPLHDSVSLGIHESQSRLWENQVGRSKEFWEMYYPILLKTLNIQESELSFSELFSYINQSSPSLIRVEADQITYNLHIILRFEIERELINGKIQVAELPEIWNSKMKDLFGIDVPSDREGVLQDVHWSGGAFGYFPTYTLGNIYSAQLFQAFSKENPNFAAEVKKDQDFSSLLNWLRKNVHWKGKYESAEDLVRSATGSDPDSSHLVKYLEQKLIELESIKHG; encoded by the coding sequence ATGAAAGAGTACGAGAACCTTTTTCCCGAATCGATTCGGACCGAACTAAAATCCTTTGCGGAATACAGATCCGTTTATCAAGAGATCTTCACGCTCAGAAATATTCTAAGCGTCCTTCACTGGGACTCCGAGATCACGCTGCCCGAGGAAGGAAGAGCCGAGAGAGGATCGCAGATCGGTCTTCTTTCCGGATTGATTCATTCGAAATATGCGGGTGAAAGTTTTTACAAACTTGCTGATAAAGCGAGAAACGAAAACGAACAAAAGAATCTTCCCGGCCAAAAGGAACGAAAGGTTGAATTCGAAATTCTGTTCAAAGATCTCGATCGTTCTCGCCGTCTTTCGCAAGAACTTGTGGAAGAATTTTCCGTAACCACAAGCAAAGCTCACGCGGTTTGGGCCAAAGCAAGAAAGGAGAATCGATTTGCGGATTTCGTTCCGATTCTTTCAAAAATCGTGGAACTCAGCAGAAAACAAGCCGAGTGTTATGGTTATCAAACGGAAGCGTATGACGCTTTGCTGGAAGGTTATGAACCCGGCGAAAGAGCTGCGAACTTGGAAAAGTTATTTTTTAATTTAAAGAATTCCTTAAAACCTCTCGTTGCGAGAGGAAAGAAATTCTCGAATCCGTTTCCGAGGGAGATTCCGATCTTCCTTCAAAAACAGCTCGGAGAAATCTTACCTTCGATTTTAGGATTGTCTCCAAAAATCTCCCGTCTCGACCCGAGCGAGCATCCGTTTTCAACTTCGCTCGGCGGTAAGGACAAACGGATCACGACTCGTTATGATCTGAAAGATCCCCTTTCTTCTATATTCAGTATTTTGCATGAAACCGGGCATTCTCTTTATGAAGCGGGAATTTCAGAAATCGAAGGCGGTCCTTCTCCGTTGCACGATTCCGTTTCCTTGGGAATTCACGAATCACAGAGCAGACTCTGGGAAAATCAAGTGGGAAGATCCAAAGAATTCTGGGAGATGTATTATCCGATTCTTCTCAAGACTTTAAACATCCAAGAAAGCGAACTGAGTTTCTCGGAACTTTTTTCGTATATCAATCAGTCTTCTCCGTCTTTGATACGAGTGGAGGCGGACCAGATCACGTACAATCTTCATATCATTCTACGTTTTGAAATTGAAAGGGAGCTCATCAACGGTAAAATACAAGTTGCGGAGTTGCCGGAGATCTGGAATTCCAAAATGAAGGATTTATTCGGAATCGATGTTCCTTCCGATCGCGAAGGAGTTTTGCAGGACGTTCATTGGAGCGGCGGCGCCTTCGGTTACTTTCCGACTTACACGCTCGGAAATATTTATTCGGCCCAGCTCTTTCAAGCGTTCTCCAAAGAGAACCCGAATTTTGCAGCGGAGGTGAAGAAGGACCAAGACTTTTCTTCTCTCCTCAATTGGCTGAGAAAAAATGTCCATTGGAAGGGAAAATACGAATCCGCGGAAGATCTGGTTCGATCAGCGACCGGTTCCGATCCGGATTCTTCCCATCTCGTAAAATATCTCGAACAAAAGCTTATCGAATTGGAATCGATTAAACATGGATGA